From the Streptomyces sp. Tu 2975 genome, one window contains:
- a CDS encoding 2-oxoacid:acceptor oxidoreductase subunit alpha, which produces MTSKVSSPAEQADEVNGSDEALVGEQRRRAGEKEIRRLDRVIIRFAGDSGDGMQLTGDRFTSETASFGNDLSTLPNFPAEIRAPAGTLPGVSSFQLHFADHDILTPGDAPNVLVAMNPAALKANIADVPRGSEIIVNTDEFAKRAMAKVGYETSPLEDGSLDGYSVHPVPLTTLTIEALKDFGLSRKEAERSKNMFALGLLSWMYHRPTEGTEGFLRQKFAKKPNIAEANIAAFRAGWNFGETTEDFAVSYEVAPASTAFPTGTYRNISGNLALSYGLIAASKQADLPLYLGSYPITPASDILHELSKHKNFGVRTFQAEDEIAGIGAALGAAFGGSLAVTTTSGPGVALKSETIGLAVSLELPLLVVDIQRGGPSTGLPTKTEQADLLQAMYGRNGEAPVPVVAPRTPADCFDAALDAARIALTYRTPVFLLSDGYLANGSEPWRIPDVDELPDLRVQFATGPNHELADGTEVFWPYKRDPQTMARPWAVPGTPGLEHRIGGIEKQDGTGNISYDPANHDFMVRTRQAKIDGIEVPDLDVDDPDGARTLVLGWGSTYGPITAAVRRLRATGTPIAQAHLRHLNPFPKNLGAVLKQYDKVVVPEMNLGQLAGLVRAKYLVDARSFNQVNGMPFKAQQLAHVLQEAIND; this is translated from the coding sequence GTGACCAGCAAGGTCAGTAGCCCGGCCGAGCAGGCCGATGAGGTCAACGGGTCCGACGAGGCCCTCGTCGGCGAGCAGCGCAGACGCGCCGGCGAAAAGGAGATCCGCCGTCTGGACCGGGTGATCATCCGTTTCGCGGGTGACTCCGGCGACGGTATGCAGCTCACGGGTGACAGGTTCACCTCGGAGACGGCGTCGTTCGGCAACGACCTCTCCACACTTCCCAACTTCCCCGCCGAGATCCGGGCGCCCGCCGGCACCCTGCCGGGCGTCTCCAGCTTCCAGTTGCACTTCGCCGACCACGACATCCTCACCCCTGGCGACGCGCCGAACGTGCTGGTCGCGATGAACCCGGCGGCCTTGAAGGCCAACATCGCCGATGTGCCGCGCGGCAGCGAGATCATCGTCAACACCGACGAGTTCGCGAAGCGGGCCATGGCGAAGGTGGGCTACGAGACCTCGCCGCTGGAGGACGGGTCGCTCGACGGCTACAGCGTCCATCCGGTGCCGCTGACGACGCTGACGATCGAGGCCCTGAAGGATTTCGGGCTGTCACGCAAGGAGGCCGAGCGCAGCAAGAACATGTTCGCGCTGGGGCTCCTGAGCTGGATGTACCACCGGCCCACGGAGGGCACGGAGGGCTTCCTGCGGCAGAAGTTCGCCAAGAAGCCGAACATCGCGGAGGCCAACATCGCGGCCTTCCGGGCCGGGTGGAACTTCGGCGAGACCACGGAGGACTTCGCGGTCTCCTACGAGGTGGCCCCGGCGAGCACGGCGTTCCCGACGGGCACCTACCGCAACATCTCCGGGAACCTGGCCCTGTCGTACGGGCTGATCGCGGCGAGCAAGCAGGCGGATCTGCCGCTCTACCTGGGCTCCTACCCGATCACTCCCGCGTCCGACATCCTGCACGAGCTGTCGAAGCACAAGAACTTCGGTGTACGGACGTTCCAGGCGGAGGACGAGATCGCCGGGATCGGGGCGGCGCTGGGCGCCGCGTTCGGCGGCTCGCTCGCCGTCACGACGACCTCAGGCCCCGGTGTGGCGCTCAAGTCGGAGACCATCGGGCTCGCGGTCTCGCTCGAGCTGCCGCTGCTGGTGGTGGACATCCAGCGTGGCGGTCCGTCGACGGGGCTGCCGACGAAGACGGAGCAGGCGGATCTGCTGCAGGCCATGTACGGCCGCAACGGTGAGGCGCCGGTGCCGGTGGTCGCGCCGCGCACGCCCGCGGACTGCTTCGACGCGGCGCTGGACGCGGCCAGGATCGCGCTGACGTACCGGACGCCGGTGTTCCTGCTCTCCGACGGCTATCTCGCGAACGGCTCGGAGCCGTGGCGCATCCCGGACGTCGACGAGCTGCCCGATCTGCGGGTGCAGTTCGCGACCGGACCGAATCATGAACTGGCCGACGGCACCGAGGTGTTCTGGCCCTACAAGCGCGACCCGCAGACCATGGCCCGCCCCTGGGCCGTGCCGGGCACGCCGGGCCTGGAACACCGTATCGGCGGTATCGAGAAGCAGGACGGCACCGGCAACATCTCGTACGACCCGGCCAACCACGACTTCATGGTCCGCACCCGCCAGGCCAAGATCGACGGCATCGAGGTCCCCGACCTCGACGTCGACGACCCCGACGGCGCGCGCACCCTCGTCCTGGGCTGGGGCTCCACCTACGGGCCGATCACGGCGGCGGTACGCCGGCTGCGCGCCACGGGCACCCCGATCGCCCAGGCGCATCTGCGCCATCTCAACCCGTTCCCGAAGAACCTCGGGGCGGTGCTGAAGCAGTACGACAAGGTCGTCGTGCCCGAGATGAACCTCGGCCAGCTCGCCGGCCTCGTCCGGGCGAAGTACCTCGTCGATGCACGCTCGTTCAACCAGGTCAACGGCATGCCGTTCAAGGCGCAGCAGCTCGCCCACGTCCTCCAGGAGGCCATCAATGACTGA
- a CDS encoding 2-oxoacid:ferredoxin oxidoreductase subunit beta, producing MTEALSLVPKAEATQSMKDFKSDQEVRWCPGCGDYAVLAAVQGFMPELGLAKENIVFVSGIGCSSRFPYYMNTYGMHSIHGRAPAIATGLASSRRDLSVWVVTGDGDALSIGGNHLIHALRRNVNLKILLFNNRIYGLTKGQYSPTSEVGKITKSTPMGSLDAPFNPVSLAIGAEASFVARTVDSDRKHLTEVLRQAADHQGTALIEIYQNCNIFNDGAFEALKDKEQAQEAVIRLEHGRPIRFGAEGGKGVVRNPSTGDLEVVAVTAENEADILVHDAHAASPTTAFALSRLADADTLHHTPIGVLRSVQRPVYDTLMAEQLDTAVEQHGKGDLAALLAGSDTWTVVG from the coding sequence ATGACTGAGGCGCTCTCGCTGGTGCCCAAGGCCGAGGCCACGCAGTCCATGAAGGACTTCAAGTCCGACCAGGAAGTGCGCTGGTGCCCCGGCTGCGGCGACTACGCCGTTCTCGCGGCCGTGCAGGGCTTCATGCCGGAACTGGGGCTGGCGAAGGAGAACATCGTCTTCGTCTCCGGCATCGGCTGCTCGTCCCGCTTCCCGTACTACATGAACACCTACGGGATGCACTCGATCCATGGCCGCGCCCCTGCGATCGCCACCGGCCTGGCCTCGTCCCGCCGTGATCTGTCCGTCTGGGTGGTCACCGGCGACGGCGACGCGCTGTCCATCGGCGGCAACCACCTCATCCACGCGCTGCGCCGCAACGTCAACCTGAAGATCCTGCTGTTCAACAACCGGATCTACGGTCTCACCAAGGGCCAGTACAGCCCCACGTCCGAAGTCGGCAAGATCACCAAGTCCACGCCGATGGGCTCCCTCGACGCGCCGTTCAACCCGGTGTCGCTGGCGATCGGCGCGGAGGCCTCGTTCGTCGCCCGCACCGTCGACTCCGACCGCAAGCACCTCACCGAGGTGCTGCGCCAGGCCGCCGACCATCAGGGCACGGCGCTGATCGAGATCTACCAGAACTGCAACATCTTCAACGACGGCGCCTTCGAAGCCCTCAAGGACAAGGAGCAGGCGCAGGAGGCGGTCATCCGGCTCGAGCACGGTCGGCCGATCCGCTTCGGGGCCGAGGGCGGCAAGGGCGTGGTCCGCAACCCGTCCACCGGTGACCTCGAGGTGGTGGCCGTCACCGCGGAGAACGAGGCGGACATCCTCGTCCACGACGCCCACGCGGCGTCCCCGACCACGGCGTTCGCGCTCTCGCGGCTCGCCGACGCGGACACGCTCCATCACACCCCGATCGGTGTGCTCCGCAGTGTTCAGCGCCCGGTCTACGACACGCTCATGGCCGAGCAGCTCGACACCGCCGTGGAACAGCACGGCAAGGGCGACCTGGCCGCCCTGCTCGCGGGCAGCGACACCTGGACGGTCGTCGGCTGA
- a CDS encoding helix-turn-helix domain-containing protein — protein sequence MAVSDVRADDDRLRVPDVNHEMCPSRLILEHVTSRWGVLVLAALLERSYRFSELRREIGGVSEKMLAQTLQTLERDGFVHRDAKPVIPPRVDYSLTALGKEAAEQVWGLARWSERRVPDVEAARVSYDDEKARAAASL from the coding sequence ATGGCTGTAAGTGATGTCCGGGCCGACGACGACCGGCTCCGCGTTCCCGATGTGAACCACGAGATGTGCCCGTCCAGGCTGATCCTCGAGCACGTCACCAGCCGGTGGGGCGTCCTCGTGCTGGCCGCCCTGCTGGAGCGCTCGTACCGCTTCAGCGAACTGCGCAGGGAGATCGGCGGGGTCAGCGAGAAGATGCTCGCCCAGACCCTCCAGACACTGGAGCGCGACGGCTTCGTGCACCGTGACGCCAAGCCCGTCATCCCGCCCCGCGTCGACTACTCGCTCACCGCGCTCGGCAAGGAGGCCGCCGAACAGGTGTGGGGGCTGGCCCGCTGGAGCGAGCGGCGGGTGCCGGACGTGGAGGCGGCGCGCGTCTCGTACGACGACGAGAAGGCACGCGCCGCCGCCTCCCTGTGA